The nucleotide sequence CTCGGTCGAGGGCCGGCGGCTCGCGGATTCGCGGTGATGCAGCACGGCGCCGCCGACGAAGAGCGTTTGCAGGCCGACCGCGTTCAGCCTGAGGCAGAGATCGACGTCGTTGAAGTCGATGCGGAAGGTCGCGGCGTCGAAGCCACCGACCCGTCGGAATTTCCCGGCCTCGACGACGAGGCAGGCGGCGGTGACCGCCGAGACGGCGCGGGTTGCCCGCAGGGCACCGAGATAGCCGAAGGCCTCGCCGGAGAAGTAACGGTGGCCGTGGGTGACGAGCCCGCCGGTGCCGAGCACGATGCCGCCGTGCTGGATGCGGCCCTCGCCGTCGATCAGCCGTGCGCCGACGGCGCCGATCCCGGGGCGCGAAGCCTCGCGGACCATCCGCTCCAGCCAATCCGGTGCCTCGGCCTCGACGTCGTTGTTGACGAAGGCGAGCAGCGTTCCCCGCGCCTCTTCCGCGGCGCGGTTGTTGATCGCGGCGAAATCGAAGGGGCCGGGACAGGGGAGGATCCGTGCAGCCCCCTCGGCTTCCAGGGCGCGGAAATAGGCGAGCGTTTCCGGTTCGCTACTTTCGTTGTCGCAGATCAGGATGTCCTTGGCCGGCCAGTCGGTGCGATGGCGCAGGCTCTCGATGCAGGGCCGGAGCAGGTCGAGGCGGTCGCGGGTCGGGACGATCAGGCTGACGAGGGAACGCGGCTCCGGCAGGGGCCTCCGTACCTCGATCACGCCGTCCGCTCGGATGCGCGCGTGGGTCGTCCCCTCCCCCGCCCGGTCGAGATCGTCGCGCACGGCGTCGAGACGAGCCTGCCGGCTCTCCGCCCGCCCCTCCCCGGAACCGGTGAAGTCCCCGAACGAGAGCAATCGTGGGAGATGGTGCACGGCGCGCGGGCCGAAGCGGTTCGCGATCCGGAAAACGAGGTCGAGCGGCGTCGCGTCGGCGAACGGACCGAGCGCGATCATACGGGCGCGGCGAAACGCGATCACCGGCCCGATGTAATCGACCGCATGCAGGTAGTCCCGGTCGAAGGCCGGCCGCAGGACCGGCAGCCAGCCGCTGCCGGAGGGCGATTTGAACAGGGCATCGCCGTAGAGGGCGTGGCAATCCGGGTCGGCGAAGGCGGCGGCGATGGCGGCGGCCGCACCTTGCGCGATGAACTGGCCCGGCACGGACAGCAGGACGATCGGGCATCCCTGGGGCGCGACACGGATCGCGCCCTGCGGGTCCGGCTCGATCCGCTCGATGCCGGCTGCGGCGAGAGCGGCGGGCGGCTCGTGTCCCGGCAGGCGTGCGGCGGGAACGGCGAGGCGGTGATGGGCCCCGCTCAGGGCGATGAGGCCTTGCGCCGCCCGCAGCCGCCTCCCCGACAGACGGGTCAGCAGAATCGCGCAGGCGCGGGCCGGATGGCGCAGCGCATAGGCGAGGCGTCCGGGCACGGGCTCAACGGCGAAGCGCAGGGCGTCGGGAAGCGCATCGGCGCTCATTCCAGTTCCTCGCCGAAGGTCGTGAGCGAGAGGGCCGGATGGTAGAACGGGTCGTGCCGGATCACGTCGCGCCAGCGCGCGGTGAAGACGGCGGCCTCGCGCTCGAAGCGGTCGCGCGCCGCCCCGACCGGCCGCCCGCGGCTCACCGATTCGAGGTGGGACAGGGGGGCGTGAGGGGTCCACATCGTCTTCCAGCCTCGGACGCCGAGGCGCAGGCAGAAATCGATGTCATTGAAATCGACCGCGAACGCCGTCTCGTCGAACCCGCCGACCGCAAGATACTTCTCCCGCGCCACGGCGAGGCAGGCCGCGGTGACGCCCGAGACTTCGTGGGCGACCCGCAGGCGGTCGAGATGGCCCGGGGTGTCGGCGGGGCGGCGGCGCAGGATGTGGCCGGCCTCGCCGCCGAGCCCCACCACGACGCCCGCGTGCTGCAGCCGTCCGTCGCCGTAGAGCAGCTTGGCCCCGACCGCGCCGACCTCCGGCCGGACCGCCTGCGCGACGAGGGCGTCGAGCCAGTCGGGCCGCAGAACCGCCACGTCGTTGTTGAGCAGAACCAGGATCGCGCCGCGGGCGGTCCGCGCGCCGGCATTGACCATGGCGGAGAAGTTGAAGGGGCGTGGGTCGCTCTCGATGCGCACCCGAGGGTCGGTCCGCAGCCGGTCGTAGAGCGCCGACACCGCCGGCTCGGTCGACCCATTGTCCACGATGATCAGTTCGATGGCGGGATAGGCGGTCTTCGTCAGAACGTCCGCGGTGACCCGTGCGATCAGGTCGAGCCGGTCGCGGGACGGGATGATCACGCTGACGAGCGGCGCCGGCTCGGGACGCGGCCAGAGCAGGTCGAGCACACCGTCGCGCAAGGATGTCCGCGCCGGGGAGCCGGTCGCGCGAAGGTGGCGGTCGAGATGCGGCGCGCGGGCGGATGCGTCGGGCGCGGACGGCGCCCGGCGGCACAGGATGCGCGGAAGATGGGTGACG is from Methylorubrum populi and encodes:
- a CDS encoding glycosyltransferase; translated protein: MSADALPDALRFAVEPVPGRLAYALRHPARACAILLTRLSGRRLRAAQGLIALSGAHHRLAVPAARLPGHEPPAALAAAGIERIEPDPQGAIRVAPQGCPIVLLSVPGQFIAQGAAAAIAAAFADPDCHALYGDALFKSPSGSGWLPVLRPAFDRDYLHAVDYIGPVIAFRRARMIALGPFADATPLDLVFRIANRFGPRAVHHLPRLLSFGDFTGSGEGRAESRQARLDAVRDDLDRAGEGTTHARIRADGVIEVRRPLPEPRSLVSLIVPTRDRLDLLRPCIESLRHRTDWPAKDILICDNESSEPETLAYFRALEAEGAARILPCPGPFDFAAINNRAAEEARGTLLAFVNNDVEAEAPDWLERMVREASRPGIGAVGARLIDGEGRIQHGGIVLGTGGLVTHGHRYFSGEAFGYLGALRATRAVSAVTAACLVVEAGKFRRVGGFDAATFRIDFNDVDLCLRLNAVGLQTLFVGGAVLHHRESASRRPSTEAAARHRAEVEALRRRWGPLLAQDPHYHPGFDPDLSTHLRLRRGWTGLEPASPR